The DNA window ATATTACAAGGGGGAAGGATACTATAATATCGAGATTGTTCCGGTGATTGAAAAGCTGGACCCCCGGCAAATTAATCTCTCCTTTTATATCAAGGAAGGGAACAAAACCGAAATTAAGACTATTTCCTTTGAAGGGAATAAAGTGTTCAGTGACAAGAAATTGAAAAATACGATTGAGCTTAAAGAATATTTCTGGCTGACTTCCTGGCTGACTGATCGTGGCGTTTATAAATCGGAAGAGGGCCAGAACGATGCAGAACGGATCAAAGAACTTTATCTCAATAATGGTTACCTCATGGTTCAAGCGGGAGCGCCCGAGCTCACATTATCAACAGACAAAAAATGGTTTCACGTGAAATATACCATAACAGAAGGTCCGCAATTCACCATTCGGAAAGTCTCGACATCGGGAAATATCCTTTTTAACCAGGATGAGATACTGCAAAAAATAAAGACCAGGGAAAACGAGATTTTCAAAAGAGATATTCTTCGTCAGGATATTTCAAATTTGACCGATTTTTATGGCGAAAAGGGATATGCTTTTTTTAATGCGAACCCCCAGTTTGTGACGGACAATGAAAATAAAAAAGTGGATATTCATCTTGAGATTTCGGAAGGAAAACTGACGACAATTCGAAATATTGAGATTTCGGGGAATGATAAAACCCGGGACAAGGTCATTCGAAGAGAACTCCGTCTGGATGAACAGGATACTTTTAACACCAAGGCGCTCAAAAGAAGTTATGAACGGGTACGCAATCTTGGATTTTTTGAAAATTTGGAAATCTCTCCCGAACGTGTCTCCGAAAACCTCATGGACCTTCATATAAAAGTTAAGGAAAAATCGACGGGTCAAATCAGCGTGGGCGGAGGGTATAGCTCTGTGGATCATTTGATCGGCATGTTTGAAATCTCCCAAGGGAATTTTTTGGGAAGGGGAGAATTGTTAAAAGCGAGAGCCCAACTGGGAGGACGAAGTACCATCTATGATATAACCTTTCGCGAACCGTATATTAACGATCAGCCGATTTCGGGATCAATTAATCTTTTTCATCTGGAGCAAAATTACATTTCCTACTATGAAAGAAAAGTGGGGGGCTCTCTGGGAGTCGGAAAATCGTTTGGAGAATATTTAAATGGAAACTTAAGCTATACGTATCAATATATTGATTTTTTTAATGTTTTATATACCGCACCAGATCGAATCTTGTCGGTATCTGCCCTGGGCCAGACCGTTTCAAGCAGTTTGGGACTTGGATTGTCCTATGATACCCGGGATTTTTTTTTCGATCCCAAAACCGGAGGGAGAAATTCGATAGCCTTGACCTATGCCGGAAGGGAATTGGGCGGAAACGAGCAGTTTTATAAGGTCGTTGCAGATTCCAGCCGATATTTTAATCTTTTTTGGGATACCGTCCTCTCTCTTCATGGGCAAGCGGGGTATATTCGGGATATGAGCGGTTTCTCGGCCCTTTTTGAAGGCTTTATCGTGGGCGGGATGAATACGGTAAGGGGATTTGATTACGGAAAAGCAGGGCCGCTCGGACTGGACGGCTCGATTATCCCTGCAAGCAAGTCGTTGGTTTTTAACACCGAGTTTATTTTTCCACTGGTCCCGGAAGCCAAAATAAAAGGGGTCTTCTTTTTTGATGCAGGGCGGGGATTTGACGAAGGAGATACGGTCAGTCTGGATGGTCTTAGGTACGGAGCAGGTTTTGGGCTTCGTTGGGTCATCCCCCAGATTGGTCCCATTCGATTTGAATGGGGCTACGATCTTTATCCTTTGCCCACGGAATCGCGTTCGAGATTTGATTTTAGTATTGGATCTGTTTTTTAATGAGATATTAACCAATCATGGGAGATAGTCACTTATGAAGAAAACCGTCATTTTATTGATGATACTGGTAACAGGCCTTTTTCTAGGAATGGGAGAAGTTTTCGCTTCCGAGTTGAAAATAGGATACATTAACGCAATTAAGATATTTGAAACGACGAAAAGCGGAAAGAAGGCAAAAGGAGTGCTGGAAGATTATATTAAGGCGAGACAAAAGATTGTCGACCAGGAAGAAGATGAAATCAAGAAATTGGAAGAAGAATTAACCCGGCAAGGATCTGTACTCAGTGCAGAAGCCAAGAAAGAGAAAGAGACTGTCTTTCAAAGGAAACTGGCCGCATATCAAAAAAAAGCTGTGGATCTGAATCGGGAGATTCAGGAAAAAAAAGCGGAAGTGTTAAAGGAATTCAATAAGAGCCTTGAAGAAGTGGTAAAGAAGACGGCCGAAAAAGAGGGGTATCAAATTGTGCTCGATAAAAATCCGGATATTGGCACCGTGGTCTATGTGGCCGAATCCATGGATTTGAGCCAAAAGATCATTGAAGAGATGGATAGAATAAAACAATAGGATTCCTTATTGTATACCGTTGCCCAACTCGCTCATCTCGTTAATGGTAAAGTAATTGGAAATGCGGAATTTCCAATTACCGGGTTTGCGCCTGCCGAAAATGCAAAGGAAGGCGAAATAACCTTTCTCGCGTTTCCCAAATACCTGCCTCAGGTCCAGGCCTCCAGGGCAAGTTGTGTCATCGTTTCCGCCGTAGTCGAAAATCTGCAAGCGATTCAGATTGTTGTCACCAATCCATATTACGCCTTTACACTTGTTGTCAACCAATTTGAAGGAATGAGCCTTCCGTCTCCTGGTATTAGCCCAAAATCCGAGATATTAAAAGGAGTGACTATCGGAGAAAACCCGTCTATAGCACCCTTTGTGTTTATCGATGAAGGGGTCCGGCTTGGAAACCGGGTCATTCTTTTTCCCGGAGTGAGTATCGGAAAAAAAGTGGTGATCGGCGACGATGCATTAATTTATTCAAATGTTTCCATTCGTGACAAAACGAGAATCGGAAATCGGGTCACGATACATGATGGCGCTGTGATAGGCAGTGACGGGTTTGGTTATGTGACGCTGGAGGGCATTCATAAAAAAATTCCGCAGGTAGGTATTGCCGTCATTGAAGATGACGTCTCAATTGGAGCAGGCGTGACAATTGACCGGGCGGCGCTGGGAGAAACACGAATCAAGGAAGGGACAAAACTGGATGATCAGGTCCATGTAGGACACAATGTGACCATTGGAGCGCATGGACTTTTCGCAGCACAAACCGGAATATCGGGTAGTGTGAAAATTGGCGATTATGCAGTGACCGGGGGCCAAACCGGTTTTTCCGGACATTTGAAAGTAGGCAACCATGTCAAAATGGCGGGCAAGTCTGGCATTACCCATGATATTGAGGACAATCAGACCATTGCGGGCTTTCCGGCCGTTCCGCACCTGGAATGGAAACGCTCTGTGATCTTGCTTAATCAGCTCTCGAAAATTCAAAAGCAGGTCAAGGTCCTTGAAAAAAGAATTGTAGAACTAGAAGAAAAAATTAAAGAGCCGTCTTAGGAGCAATATGTTACTAAACAGTGCTGAAATTCAAAATATTTTACCTCACCGGTATCCTTTTCTTCTGGTGGATCAAATCATAGAAATGGAAGTTGACAAGAAGATTACCGGCATCAAGAATGTCACGTTCAATGAGCCGTTTTTTCAGGGACATTTCCCGGGACAACCGATCATGCCGGGTGTCCTTATCATAGAAGCCATGGCTCAGGTCGGGGGAATTCTTGCCTTTAAATCCGCTCCGGAAATGATGGGTGGAAATGTCTATTTCATGAGCATTGATAAAGCGAAATTTCGAAAAATGGTGGTTCCAGGGGACCAGTTGAGCATTCGCATTGAGGTGATTCAAACCCGGC is part of the Nitrospirota bacterium genome and encodes:
- the fabZ gene encoding 3-hydroxyacyl-ACP dehydratase FabZ, whose amino-acid sequence is MLLNSAEIQNILPHRYPFLLVDQIIEMEVDKKITGIKNVTFNEPFFQGHFPGQPIMPGVLIIEAMAQVGGILAFKSAPEMMGGNVYFMSIDKAKFRKMVVPGDQLSIRIEVIQTRPPYWRLMGKSYVNNEVVCEAELMAMITKKKENE
- the lpxD gene encoding UDP-3-O-(3-hydroxymyristoyl)glucosamine N-acyltransferase codes for the protein MYTVAQLAHLVNGKVIGNAEFPITGFAPAENAKEGEITFLAFPKYLPQVQASRASCVIVSAVVENLQAIQIVVTNPYYAFTLVVNQFEGMSLPSPGISPKSEILKGVTIGENPSIAPFVFIDEGVRLGNRVILFPGVSIGKKVVIGDDALIYSNVSIRDKTRIGNRVTIHDGAVIGSDGFGYVTLEGIHKKIPQVGIAVIEDDVSIGAGVTIDRAALGETRIKEGTKLDDQVHVGHNVTIGAHGLFAAQTGISGSVKIGDYAVTGGQTGFSGHLKVGNHVKMAGKSGITHDIEDNQTIAGFPAVPHLEWKRSVILLNQLSKIQKQVKVLEKRIVELEEKIKEPS
- a CDS encoding OmpH family outer membrane protein, with the protein product MKKTVILLMILVTGLFLGMGEVFASELKIGYINAIKIFETTKSGKKAKGVLEDYIKARQKIVDQEEDEIKKLEEELTRQGSVLSAEAKKEKETVFQRKLAAYQKKAVDLNREIQEKKAEVLKEFNKSLEEVVKKTAEKEGYQIVLDKNPDIGTVVYVAESMDLSQKIIEEMDRIKQ
- the bamA gene encoding outer membrane protein assembly factor BamA, translating into MLPYAVYDTSCSLLKVESLGKIVLYFILVNFGILLILLIPDNRAWGAGSDKSMTADQAIYIKVIEIRGNKKIEASTIRGKLIVKEGDRFSTDMIRSEIKNLYKLGYFEDVRIDTAGFEGGIKLIIGVIEKPILKEVTYIGNEKIKSDTIKEKVPVKKESFIDLAQIKSYQEKLTQYYKGEGYYNIEIVPVIEKLDPRQINLSFYIKEGNKTEIKTISFEGNKVFSDKKLKNTIELKEYFWLTSWLTDRGVYKSEEGQNDAERIKELYLNNGYLMVQAGAPELTLSTDKKWFHVKYTITEGPQFTIRKVSTSGNILFNQDEILQKIKTRENEIFKRDILRQDISNLTDFYGEKGYAFFNANPQFVTDNENKKVDIHLEISEGKLTTIRNIEISGNDKTRDKVIRRELRLDEQDTFNTKALKRSYERVRNLGFFENLEISPERVSENLMDLHIKVKEKSTGQISVGGGYSSVDHLIGMFEISQGNFLGRGELLKARAQLGGRSTIYDITFREPYINDQPISGSINLFHLEQNYISYYERKVGGSLGVGKSFGEYLNGNLSYTYQYIDFFNVLYTAPDRILSVSALGQTVSSSLGLGLSYDTRDFFFDPKTGGRNSIALTYAGRELGGNEQFYKVVADSSRYFNLFWDTVLSLHGQAGYIRDMSGFSALFEGFIVGGMNTVRGFDYGKAGPLGLDGSIIPASKSLVFNTEFIFPLVPEAKIKGVFFFDAGRGFDEGDTVSLDGLRYGAGFGLRWVIPQIGPIRFEWGYDLYPLPTESRSRFDFSIGSVF